A section of the Paralichthys olivaceus isolate ysfri-2021 chromosome 14, ASM2471397v2, whole genome shotgun sequence genome encodes:
- the dlk2 gene encoding protein delta homolog 2 isoform X2: protein MSAVRAASVLLSVCVLMILVVLPCSAQGSDCSCNITNSHCDESRVCRCDPGWDGERCDHCVPMPGCVHGLCQQPWQCSCEPGWGGRFCDKDLFFCAEQPCENGATCVMEDSGDFICLCPEGYHGNNCHLKIGPCHQKRSPCKNGGLCEDADGFAAELTCRCLAGFQGPHCETNVDDCLMKPCGNGATCLDGINRFSCLCPSGFTGRFCTINLNDCASQPCLNAGRCLDRTRGFHCVCQPSFTGATCEKVLRSRDALKAGWTTLGWEGPGGGEVRNHRTSSNSSRQDDQLFKVTVSERGAVGLSEIQLIILLMLAALTLGLVVLTAALVLQGQCGDCGHAPCWSLTSSSSEQKSRRQVQQDEQSGHIRFLNTAEPQKKKLNTEVV, encoded by the exons gaagtgactgcaGCTGCAACATCACCAACAGCCACTGTGACGAGTCCAGAGTCTGCAG GTGTGACCCAGGCTGGGATGGTGAGCGCTGTGACCACTGTGTGCCGATGCCTGGTTGCGTGCACGGCTTGTGTCAACAGCCGTGGCAGTGCAGCTGTGAGCCGGGCTGGGGGGGGCGCTTCTGtgacaaag ACCTGTTCTTTTGTGCTGAGCAGCCGTGTGAGAACGGAGCGACCTGCGTGATGGAGGACAGCGGTGacttcatctgtctgtgtcctgAAGGTTACCACGGCAACAACTGTCACCTGAAGATAGGACCATGTCACCAGAAGAG GTCTCCGTGTAAAAATGGTGGTCTGTGTGAAGACGCTGACGGTTTCGCAGCAGAGTTGACATGTCGCTGTCTGGCCGGCTTCCAGGGACCCCACTGTGAGACCAATGTGGATGACTGTCTGATGAAGCCATGCGGTAACGGCGCCACCTGTTTGGACGGCATCAATCGCTTCTCGTGCCTCTGCCCCTCTGGCTTTACTGGACGCTTCTGCACCATCAACCTGAACGACTGTGCCAGTCAACCCTGCCTCAACGCAGGCCGCTGCCTCGACCGCACCAGAGGCTTCCACTGCGTCTGCCAGCCCAGTTTCACCGGAGCCACCTGCGAGAAGGTGCTAAGGAGCCGTGATGCCCTCAAGGCTGGCTGGACAACGCTGGGGTGGGAGGGGccaggaggaggtgaggttAGGAACCACAGGACAAGCAGTAACAGTAGTCGTCAAGACGACCAGCTGTTTAAGGTGACAGTGAGTGAGCGAGGTGCCGTTGGCCTATCAGAGATCCAGCTCATCATCCTGTTGATGCTGGCAGCACTGACGCTGGGCTTGGTGGTGCTGACTGCCGCCCTGGTACTGCAGGGTCAGTGTGGGGACTGTGGCCACGCCCCTTGCTGGTCACtgacttcatcatcatcagaacaGAAGAGCAGACGCCAAGTGCAGCAAGACGAACAGAGCGGTCACATCAGATTTCTAAATACTGCAGAACCGCAGAAGAAGAAACTCAACACTGAGGTTGTGTAG